In Aeromicrobium wangtongii, the DNA window TGCTGGTGATGCTGGGTGCGTCCCTGTCGTGGGCCACGGGCAATGTCATCACCCGCCAGGCCGGCGTCCAGTCAGGTCTGTCGCTGGTCGTCTGGTCGGCGCTGGTCGTGCCGGTGCCGGCGCTGCTGCTGTCGCTGGTGGTCGACGGCGGGCACGAGGTCGGCCGGGCGCTGACCCACCTGTCCGTCGTGGCGATCCTCAGCACGCTGTACACCGCGATCGGTGCCTCGCTGATCGGCTACGGCATCTGGAACTCGCTGCTGGCGCGCTACCCGGCCGGCGCCGTCGTCCCGTTCGTGCTGCTGGTCCCGGTCATCGGCATCGCCGCGGCGTGGGCCCTCCAGGACGAGGTGCCGACGGTGCTGGAGGTCGTCGGCGGGATCGTCATGCTGGCCGGTGTGGCGGCGGCGACGATCTCCCGGCGGGCTACGCGAGCAGAGCGGCTCGAGCCATCGCCGCCAGCCGGGCCCGCATGACGTCCGGGCTGATGCGGGCGCTGTGCGGGGTCGAGTTGATCAGCCCGAAGGTGGCCTGCACGGCGGCGCGCGCCTCGGCGGCGTCCAGGTCGTCGCGCAGGTGCTGGACGGTGTCGACCCAGATGTCGATGTAGGCCAGCTGCAGGGCGCGCACCTCGCGGCGGCCCTCCGCGCCGAGATTGGTCCACTCCCGCTCCTGGATGACGATCAGCGCGCGGTGGTCCAGGGCGAACTCGATGTGCCAGTCGATCAACGCGTCGAGCGCGGCCTCCGTGCTGTCGGCAGCCTCCGACCGCGCCCGGCCCTCGGCCAGCAGCCGCTCGCTGATCGAGGTCAGGGATCGGGTCAGCAGATCGTCCTTGCCCGCGAAGTGCTTGTAGAGCGCCGGCCCGGAGATGCCGCACGCCGTGCCGATGTCGTGCATCGAGACGCCGTGGAAGCCGCGCTCGGCGAACAGGGTCGCCGCGGTGTCGAGGATCTGCTCGCGCCGGGTCGTCGTCACCGCACCAGTCTAGCGCCAGTCGGTTAATGGCTGTTAACCTAATTCGCATGCGTGAACTCGTCGACCAGCTGCGTGACCGGCTCGCGACCGTCCGGCAGGGCGGCAGCGAGGCGTCCCGCGAGCGTCATGTCCGCCGCGGCAAGCTCTTGCCACGCGACCGCGTCGACCGCCTGCTCGACCCCGGCTCGCCCTTCCTCGAGATCGGGGCCCTGGCGGCCCACGACATGTACGGCGGCGACATCCCCAGCGCCGGCATCATCGCCGGCATCGGGCGGGTCAGCGGCCGCGAGTGCGTCGTCATCGCGAACGACGCAACGGTCAAGGGCGGCACCTACTTCCCGATGACGGTCAAGAAGCACCTGCGGGCGCAGACCATCGCGCAGGAGAACCACCTGCCGTGCCTGTACCTGGTCGAGTCGGGGGGAGCGTTCCTGCCGATGCAGGACGAGGTGTTCCCCGACCGCGAGCACTTCGGGCGCATCTTCTACAACCAGGCCCAGATGTCGGCGATGCGGATCCCGCAGATCTCGGCGGTCCTCGGCTCCAGCACCGCCGGCGGCGCGTACGTCCCGGCGATGAGCGACGAGTCGGTCATCGTCAAGGAGCAGGGCACGATCTTCCTGGCCGGTCCGCCGCTGGTGAAGGCCGCGACCGGCGAGGTCGTCACGGCCGAGGACCTCGGCGGCGGCGACGTCCACGCGCGGACGTCCGGCGTCGTGGACCACCTGGCCGAGGACGACGAGCACGCGCTGCAGATCGTCCGCTCGATCGTCGGGACGCTCGAGCGTCCGACCAGTGAGCCCGCTCCGCACGAGTCCGTCCCGCCGCGCGAGGACCCGCAGGAGCTGTACGACGTCGTCCCGGTCGACTCACGCACCCCGTACGACGTCCGCGAGGTCATCCGTCGCATCGTCGACGACTCGCGGCTGCACGAGTTCAAGCCGCTGTACGGCGAGACGCTGGTGTGTGGGTTCGCGCGCATCGAGGGCTACCCGGTCGCGATCGTGGCCAACAACGGCATCCTGTTCAGCGAGTCGGCCCTCAAGGGCGCGCACTTCGTCGAGCTGGCCAACCAGCGCGGCATCCCGCTGGTGTTCCTGCAGAACATCACCGGCTTCATGGTCGGCCAGGAGTACGAGAACCGCGGCATCGCCAAGGACGGCGCGAAGCTGGTCACCGCCGTGGCGTCCTCGGTCGTCCCGAAGTTCACCGTCGTCATCGGCGGCTCGTACGGTGCCGGCAACTACGGCATGTGCGGACGCGCCTACGATCCGCGATTCCTGTGGATGTGGCCCAACGCCAAGATCTCGGTGATGGGCGGCGAGCAGGCGTCCGCGGTGCTGGCCACGGTCAAGCGCGATGGCATGGAGGCCCGCGGCGAGCAGTGGTCGGAGCAGGACGAGGCCGACTTCCGGGCGCCGATCCGCGACCAGTTCGAGTCGCAGGGATCGGCCTACTACTCCTCGGCGCGCCTGTGGGACGACGGGATCATCGACCCCGTCGACACCCGGCGCGTCCTGGCGATGGGCCTGCAGCTGGCCTCCGCCGTTCCTACTCCCGAGCCCCGCTTCGGGCTCTTCAGGATGTGAACCCGATGACCTTCTCCTCCGTCCTGATCGCCAACCGTGGCGAGATCGCCCGCCGGGTGATCCTGGCCTGCCGCGCCGCCGGGCTGCGCAGCATCGCGGTGTACTCCGACGCCGATGCGGACGCCCCGTACGTGCAGCTGGCCGACGACGCCGTGCACCTGGGACCGACTCCGGCGACCGAGTCGTACCTGTCGATCGATCGGCTGCTGGCCGCCGCTGCGGCGTCCGGGGCCGAGGCGATCCATCCCGGCTACGGGTTCTTGTCCGAGCGGGCGGAGTTCGCGCGAGCCGTCGTCGAGGCCGGTCTGGTGTTCATCGGCCCGACCGCCGAGGTCATGGACGCGATGGGGCGCAAGGACCGGGCCCGCGCGATCGCCGAGAAGGCCGGTGTGCCGGTCATGCCGCAGTTCGCCGCGGGCGACGTGCCGGCCGATGCCTACCCGGTGCTGGTCAAGGCCGCAGCCGGCGGCGGCGGCAAGGGGATGCGGATCGTGCGCGAGGCGTCCGAGCTGGCGGCAGCGATCGAGGCCGCCGGGCGTGAGGCCGCATCGGCGTTCGGCGACGACACCCTGCTGGTCGAGAAGTACGTCGAGGCCGGGCGGCACGTCGAGGTGCAGGTGTTCGGTGACGAGGCCGGGCACGTCGTCCACCTCTTTGAGCGCGACTGCTCGGTGCAGCGCCGGCACCAGAAGGTCGTGGAGGAGGCCCCGGCGTACGGGCTGACCGACGAGCTGCGCCGCACGTTGCACGACTCGTCGGTCGCGTTGTGCCGCGAGGTCGGTTACACCGGTGCCGGGACGGTCGAGTTCCTCGTCGCCGATGGCCGGGCGTACTTCCTGGAGATGAACACCCGCCTGCAGGTCGAGCACCCCGTGACCGAGGAGATCACCGGTCTGGACCTCGTGCAGTGGCAGCTGAACGTCGCCGCGGGCGAGCCGCTGCCGCTGACGCAGGACGAGATCACCGCGACCGGGCACGCGATGGAGGTGCGCGTGTACGCGGAGGACCCGTATGCCGGTTTCCTGCCGCAGGCCGGGCACGTGCTGGACGTCGCGTGGGCGCAGGACGCGCGCATCGAGTCCGATCTGGCGGCCGATGCCGAGGTCTCGACCGCGTACGACCCGATGCTGGGCAAGCTCGTGGTCTCCGGCAGTGACCGCGAGGACGCCCGGCAGCGGCTGGTCGCTGCGCTCGACGACTCGGCCGTCTTCGGGGTCACCACGAACCTGGGCTTCGCCCGCCGCCTCGTGGCGTCCGAGGAGTTCGCCGCCGGGCAGATCCACACCGCCTGGCTCGACAGCCCGGCGTCCGCGGAGCTGCTCACCGCGCCGGCCGTCCCGGAGGAGGCCGTGCGCACCGCCGCGGCGGTGTGGGCGCGATATGCCGTGGTCGGCAGCGACGACCCGTTCGGCAGGCTCGACGGCTGGCGGTCCGGTGCGGACCCGGCGCCGACCCGCATCGCCCTGGAGGACCAGACGGGACGGCTGTGGTCGTTCGGCCTGTCCGACGACGAGATCGACGACGTGGAGGCGCTGGCGATCATCGACCGCGACAGCATCACGATCGCGTGGCACGGGCAGACCTGGCCGCTGGAGACGCCCGATCCGATGCGCGGCGGGCACCGCAGCAGCGCCGCGACCGACGCCGACCTGGTCTCGCCGATGCCCGGCACGGTGCTGCGCGTCGACGTGGCCGTCGGTGACACCGTCGTCCTGGGGCAGCAGCTCGGCGTCGTCGAGGCGATGAAGATGGAGCTGGCGATGACCGCTCCCTACGATGGCGTGGTGGCCGACGTCGGAGCCGCCGCCGGCGACCAGGTCCCGATCAAGCACCTGCTGTTCACGGTCGACCCCGCATGACCCGCGAGTGGCGCAATCTGGACTTTTTGAGACGGCGTGTTTGCCCGAACTGCGCCGCTCGAGGGCGCTTTTGCGCCACTGGAGGAGGTAGAGCATGACGCGTCCCATGGTCGTCCGCGACCCCGCGCTGCCCGAGTCGGTCACGATCTACGAGGTCGGCCCGCGCGACGGGCTGCAGAACGAGTCCGCGATCGTCCCGCTGGACGTCAAGGCCGAGTTCGTCCGGCGGCTGATCGCCGCGGGGCTGCCGATCGTCGAGGCCACCAGCTTCGTGCACCCCAAGTGGGTGCCGCAGCTGGCCGACGCCGCGGACCTCGTCGCCCGTCTGCCGATGGACGGCCCGGTGCCGCTGCCGGTGCTCGTGCCGAACGAGCGGGGCCTGGACCGGGCCCTGGAGGCCGGGGTCCGGCACATCGCGATCTTCGCCAGCGCCACCGAGACGTTCGCGCGCAAGAACCTGAACTCGACCCTCGACGAGCAGTTCGCGATGTTCGAGCCGGTCGTCGCCCGGGCCCGCGCGGCCGGCGTGGACGTCCGCGCGTACGTGTCGATGTGCTTCGGCGATCCGTGGGAGGGCGCGGTGCCCGTCGAGCAGGTCGTCTCGACCGGACGCCGCCTGCTCGACCTCGGCGCGTCCCAGCTGTCGATCGGCGACACGATCGGCGTGGCGACCGCGGCCCACGTGCAGGAGCTCGTCCGGCAGTTCGAGGCGGCCGGCACCGGCACGCAGTGGCTCGCGATGCACTTCCACGACACCTACGGGCAGGCCCTGGCCAATGCGCACGCCGCGCTGCAGGCCGGCATCACGACCTTCGACGCGTCCGCGGGCGGTCTCGGTGGGTGCCCGTACGCCGAGAGCGCGACCGGCAACCTGGCCACCGAGGACCTCGTGTGGATGCTCGACGGCCTGGGCATCGCCCACGGCGTCGACCTGGACGCCCTGGTGCAGAGCAGCGCCTGGATGTCGACGGTGCTGGGCAAGGAGCCGGCGAGCGCCGTCGTCCGCGCCCTGGCCTGACCCGGCCCCCATCGGTTTACCACGGTCCCTCGGCAAACCCTCTCCGCCCAGGGGAAATTTGCCGTGGGCGGACGCAGTTTGCGGAGGGACCGTGGTAAACCGTCACGGTTCAGTGGCGGCGGCGGTCCTTGAGCTCCTGGCCGGCGTAGGTGCCGATCTGCCAGGTGGCCCAGGCATCGCTCGAGCCGCCGACGGCACCGCCGAGGAACGGGACGCGGCGACCGATCAGGGTCACGGCGCGACGCCCGGCGGTGCGGCCCACCAGCTCGGCGGTGACCTCCTTGGACAAGGTGGTGTCGAGCACTGGATCGTGCACCGGTGAGGTGGCCAGCGCCATCGGCGACGACGGCAGGCGGTGCGACTTCACCAGCGCCGCGACGGCGTCCTCGCCCAGCATGCAGGCCAGGATCGCGTTGCGGACCCGCGGGTCCTCCAGGTCGTAGCCGCGCAGGTGGGCGACCCCCGCGACCAGATGGCACTGCACGATCGTCACACCGGCGACATTGGCCGGGACGGCCAGCGCAGCGGTCGCGAGCCCGCCGATGTTGGTGACGAATCCCTGCACCCCGGCCAGGCTGGTGTGCATCCGCAGCAGCCCGCCGAACGCCTTCTCGACGTCGCCGCCGGCGTCGACGAGCTTGGTGTCGGCCGATGCGGCGGCCGAGCGCAGCGGCCCGATGCCGTCGATCGCCCGGTCGAGCACGATCCGGACGTATCCGGAGCCGACGGTGGGAGCCAGCTTCGTTCCGGCGATCATTGCAGCGCTACGACGAACTCCCATGCCCAACAGCATAGGAGCGATGACCTGACCGGGCCTCCCGGCGGCGAAGCGACGCAGGTGGCCGCCGCTGCGCCTACGCTTGAGTCATGGGTCGCCCGTTCTCCGAGCGCGTCGCGCACGACGACTGGCGGCACACCGCCGAGCAGTGGGTCCGTCGCGAGCTCGCGAACCGCGACATCGAGGTCGTCGGGACGATCGAGCAGCCCCGCATCCGGCCGTGGTCGACGCAGCTGAAGGTGCCGACGGCCACCGGGACGGTGTGGTTCAAGGCCAACTGCGCCCACCTGTCGTTCGAGCCGCTCCTGCAGGCCGAGCTGGCGCGCCTCGCCCCCGACGCCGTCGAGGCGCCGTGCGCGGTCGACGCCGAGCGCGGCTGGATGCTCACGCGTGACCGCGGCACGACCCTCGGCGACGCCGTGGAGCCGACCGTCGACGACTGGTGCCGCATCCTGGCCGGTGCGGCCGCCCTGCAGCGCATCGTCGCCGGGCACGAGGTCACGATGCTGGCCACGGGCCTGCCGGACTGCCGGCCGTCCACCGTCGTCGCCCGCTACGACCGCCTGCTGGAGATTCTCTCGGCACTGCCCGAGGCCCACCCCGGGCACGTGTCCGACGACCTGCGCTCGCAGCTGGTGGCCGTCTGCGGCCGGGTCGCCGACGCGGCGGCCGAGCTCGACGAGTCGTCCCTGCCCACCACCTGGCAGCACGGTGACCTGCACCCCTGGAACGTCTTCGCCGCCGACGGGCGCCTGTTCGACTTCGGCGACGGGCAGTGGGCGCACGCCGCCGAGATCCTGAGCGTCCCGCACGCCTGGATCACCCGGCAGGACACCATCTCCTGGCCCACCGTCCTCGAGGCGTGCGCCGACGCCTGGGACGTCACGCCGGCCGATCTCGCGTCGCAGCAGCGCGCGGCCGCGGTGACCCAGCCGGTCAACCGGACGCTGCTGTGGTGGGGCTGCCTGCAGGAGGCGACGGCTGCGGAGTGGACCCAGTGGGGCGATGCCCTGCTGCAGCACCTGACGCGGGTGCTCGAGCCATGACCCGCACCCCCTTGCCACCGTCCCCGTGGGTGTTCGACCCCGCCGACTGGCCCGATGACGACTGCATCGCTGCAGGCGCCGACCTGGCCCCCGAGACCCTGCTGGACGCCTACCGCAGCGGCGCCTTCCCGATGCCGCACGACGACGTGCTGCTGTGGTGGTCACCGATGCGCCGCGGTGTCCTGGTGCCCGGCGACCTGCGGGTCAGCCGCTCGCTGGCTCGCTCGGTGCGCCGGTTCACCGTCACGTTCGACGAGTCATTCGAGGAGGTCATCGACGCGTGCGCCGACCCGTCCCGGCCGGGATCGTGGATCGACGGCCCGATCCGCGATGCCTACGTCCACATGCACAGGCTGGGCTGGGCGCACTCCGTGGAGACCCGCACGGCCGACGGGACGCTCGTGGGCGGCCTGTACGGACTGAGCATCGGTGCTCTGTTTGCAGGCGAATCGATGTTCCACCGGGCCACCGATGCCTCGAAGGTCGCCCTGGTGGCGCTGACCGAGGTGGTCGGCGAGGACGGCCTCATCGACACCCAGTGGAGCACCAGCCACCTGGCCTCCCTCGGTGTCACCGAGTGGCCTCGGGACCGCTACCTGGCCCGCCTCGCGACCTTGGTGGACGCCCCGCCGCCGGCTCGCTGGGCCTGATATCACGGGGGAATGTGCACCCTCGGCAGCGGGGTGCCGGCTGGCAGTCAGTGGGGCTTCCTAGACTGATGCACGCACACCCACCACTCATTAGGAGCTTTTGTGGCCATTTCACGCAACGACCTCGTCGCTGCCCTCGCTTCGAAGGCCGGCACCAGCAAGGCCGAAGCCGACGCGGTTCTCTCGTCCTTCAGCGAGATCCTGCTCGACTCTGTCGCCAAGGGCGAGAAGGTCTCGATCCCCGGCATCCTGTCCGTTGAGCGCGTCGCGCGCGCCGCTCGCACCGGTCGCAACCCCTCCACGGGCGAGACGATCGACATCCCCGCCGGCTTCGGCGTGAAGGTCAGCGTCGGCTCGCGCCTCAAGGCCGCCGCCAAGTAGGACAGCACCAACTCTTCAGCGCCACCGGGCCTCGGCCCGGTGGCGCTGCTGTTCTCTGGGATGCAAGGATCTCGCATGGCCACGCCCTATCACCGTCTCGCCCGCGAGACGCCGGCCTATGCGTGGTGGAAGCTGCCGCTCGCCGGCTTGGTCGCCCTCGTGGCCTATGCGGGCCTCACGATCGCGCTGATCGCCGCGGGGGCGGCGTGGTTCGTGCTGACGGACTCGAGCAACGGCCTGGACGAATGGCTGGACGCCGCCGGCGACCTGGACCTGGAGCACCTGGACTTCTTCGTCCTGGACATGCTCGCCCTGGTGCTGCTGATCCCCGCGATCTTCATCGGCGTCGCGGTGGTGGGTCCGCGCCCGGTCGGCTACCTGTCGTCGGTGGCCGGACGCCTGCGGTGGCGGTGGATGGGCCTGATGGCCCTGCTCTCCTCGATCGTGTTCATCGTGACGATCGGTGCGTCCCTGGTCGTCGACGAGCTGACGGACCCCACCTCGGTGAGCGGCGCGAGCAGCGTCGACGGCCGGGTCGTGGCGGCGCTCGTCGCGATCGTGCTGATCGTGCCGTTCCAGGCCGCCGCCGAGGAGTACGTCTTCCGCGGCTACCTGATGCAGCTGTTCGGGTCGTGGTCGCGGTTCGCGGCCGTCCCGGTCATCCTCACGACGCCGCTGTTCGTCGCCGGCCACCTGTACGGGCTGTGGGGCCTGCTGGACGTGGGACTGTTCGGCCTGACCGCCGCC includes these proteins:
- a CDS encoding EamA family transporter, which produces MSLKHSLLAVLVMLIWGLNFVVIDEGLADVPPLLFLAMRFVLVAVPLVFFIPRPAADWRVVVAVGTFMSLGQFSLLYIALDLGMPAGLGSLVLQAQVIFTIVIAAVVIREPPTRRQAVGAVIGTVGLVLVVVAHGASAPVVPVLVMLGASLSWATGNVITRQAGVQSGLSLVVWSALVVPVPALLLSLVVDGGHEVGRALTHLSVVAILSTLYTAIGASLIGYGIWNSLLARYPAGAVVPFVLLVPVIGIAAAWALQDEVPTVLEVVGGIVMLAGVAAATISRRATRAERLEPSPPAGPA
- a CDS encoding TetR/AcrR family transcriptional regulator, producing MTTTRREQILDTAATLFAERGFHGVSMHDIGTACGISGPALYKHFAGKDDLLTRSLTSISERLLAEGRARSEAADSTEAALDALIDWHIEFALDHRALIVIQEREWTNLGAEGRREVRALQLAYIDIWVDTVQHLRDDLDAAEARAAVQATFGLINSTPHSARISPDVMRARLAAMARAALLA
- a CDS encoding carboxyl transferase domain-containing protein → MRELVDQLRDRLATVRQGGSEASRERHVRRGKLLPRDRVDRLLDPGSPFLEIGALAAHDMYGGDIPSAGIIAGIGRVSGRECVVIANDATVKGGTYFPMTVKKHLRAQTIAQENHLPCLYLVESGGAFLPMQDEVFPDREHFGRIFYNQAQMSAMRIPQISAVLGSSTAGGAYVPAMSDESVIVKEQGTIFLAGPPLVKAATGEVVTAEDLGGGDVHARTSGVVDHLAEDDEHALQIVRSIVGTLERPTSEPAPHESVPPREDPQELYDVVPVDSRTPYDVREVIRRIVDDSRLHEFKPLYGETLVCGFARIEGYPVAIVANNGILFSESALKGAHFVELANQRGIPLVFLQNITGFMVGQEYENRGIAKDGAKLVTAVASSVVPKFTVVIGGSYGAGNYGMCGRAYDPRFLWMWPNAKISVMGGEQASAVLATVKRDGMEARGEQWSEQDEADFRAPIRDQFESQGSAYYSSARLWDDGIIDPVDTRRVLAMGLQLASAVPTPEPRFGLFRM
- a CDS encoding acetyl/propionyl/methylcrotonyl-CoA carboxylase subunit alpha; this translates as MTFSSVLIANRGEIARRVILACRAAGLRSIAVYSDADADAPYVQLADDAVHLGPTPATESYLSIDRLLAAAAASGAEAIHPGYGFLSERAEFARAVVEAGLVFIGPTAEVMDAMGRKDRARAIAEKAGVPVMPQFAAGDVPADAYPVLVKAAAGGGGKGMRIVREASELAAAIEAAGREAASAFGDDTLLVEKYVEAGRHVEVQVFGDEAGHVVHLFERDCSVQRRHQKVVEEAPAYGLTDELRRTLHDSSVALCREVGYTGAGTVEFLVADGRAYFLEMNTRLQVEHPVTEEITGLDLVQWQLNVAAGEPLPLTQDEITATGHAMEVRVYAEDPYAGFLPQAGHVLDVAWAQDARIESDLAADAEVSTAYDPMLGKLVVSGSDREDARQRLVAALDDSAVFGVTTNLGFARRLVASEEFAAGQIHTAWLDSPASAELLTAPAVPEEAVRTAAAVWARYAVVGSDDPFGRLDGWRSGADPAPTRIALEDQTGRLWSFGLSDDEIDDVEALAIIDRDSITIAWHGQTWPLETPDPMRGGHRSSAATDADLVSPMPGTVLRVDVAVGDTVVLGQQLGVVEAMKMELAMTAPYDGVVADVGAAAGDQVPIKHLLFTVDPA
- a CDS encoding hydroxymethylglutaryl-CoA lyase, encoding MTRPMVVRDPALPESVTIYEVGPRDGLQNESAIVPLDVKAEFVRRLIAAGLPIVEATSFVHPKWVPQLADAADLVARLPMDGPVPLPVLVPNERGLDRALEAGVRHIAIFASATETFARKNLNSTLDEQFAMFEPVVARARAAGVDVRAYVSMCFGDPWEGAVPVEQVVSTGRRLLDLGASQLSIGDTIGVATAAHVQELVRQFEAAGTGTQWLAMHFHDTYGQALANAHAALQAGITTFDASAGGLGGCPYAESATGNLATEDLVWMLDGLGIAHGVDLDALVQSSAWMSTVLGKEPASAVVRALA
- a CDS encoding EcsC family protein, which gives rise to MGVRRSAAMIAGTKLAPTVGSGYVRIVLDRAIDGIGPLRSAAASADTKLVDAGGDVEKAFGGLLRMHTSLAGVQGFVTNIGGLATAALAVPANVAGVTIVQCHLVAGVAHLRGYDLEDPRVRNAILACMLGEDAVAALVKSHRLPSSPMALATSPVHDPVLDTTLSKEVTAELVGRTAGRRAVTLIGRRVPFLGGAVGGSSDAWATWQIGTYAGQELKDRRRH
- a CDS encoding phosphotransferase codes for the protein MGRPFSERVAHDDWRHTAEQWVRRELANRDIEVVGTIEQPRIRPWSTQLKVPTATGTVWFKANCAHLSFEPLLQAELARLAPDAVEAPCAVDAERGWMLTRDRGTTLGDAVEPTVDDWCRILAGAAALQRIVAGHEVTMLATGLPDCRPSTVVARYDRLLEILSALPEAHPGHVSDDLRSQLVAVCGRVADAAAELDESSLPTTWQHGDLHPWNVFAADGRLFDFGDGQWAHAAEILSVPHAWITRQDTISWPTVLEACADAWDVTPADLASQQRAAAVTQPVNRTLLWWGCLQEATAAEWTQWGDALLQHLTRVLEP
- the aat gene encoding leucyl/phenylalanyl-tRNA--protein transferase, giving the protein MTRTPLPPSPWVFDPADWPDDDCIAAGADLAPETLLDAYRSGAFPMPHDDVLLWWSPMRRGVLVPGDLRVSRSLARSVRRFTVTFDESFEEVIDACADPSRPGSWIDGPIRDAYVHMHRLGWAHSVETRTADGTLVGGLYGLSIGALFAGESMFHRATDASKVALVALTEVVGEDGLIDTQWSTSHLASLGVTEWPRDRYLARLATLVDAPPPARWA
- a CDS encoding HU family DNA-binding protein; translated protein: MAISRNDLVAALASKAGTSKAEADAVLSSFSEILLDSVAKGEKVSIPGILSVERVARAARTGRNPSTGETIDIPAGFGVKVSVGSRLKAAAK
- a CDS encoding CPBP family intramembrane glutamic endopeptidase, with translation MATPYHRLARETPAYAWWKLPLAGLVALVAYAGLTIALIAAGAAWFVLTDSSNGLDEWLDAAGDLDLEHLDFFVLDMLALVLLIPAIFIGVAVVGPRPVGYLSSVAGRLRWRWMGLMALLSSIVFIVTIGASLVVDELTDPTSVSGASSVDGRVVAALVAIVLIVPFQAAAEEYVFRGYLMQLFGSWSRFAAVPVILTTPLFVAGHLYGLWGLLDVGLFGLTAAILTIRTGGLEAAIAAHAANNIVLFVLDALGMIAATDDSDAGPTDLIPTVVSGIVILLLVEWAARRTGLQRTREPIPDPPAPQAPMWPPPPYAMLWYPPAGYAPPPTAAEPPRVLHPDTPAYPGELPEGWNS